A stretch of DNA from Pirellulales bacterium:
TCGGGGTAATCCTTGCGGACATTGCGCATCCATTCTTCGTGAATCGCATCGGTCCATTTGGCGCGGAACAAGTCGGTCAGTGCCAGATACATCAGGAAGCTGCGCAGCGGGGCAGGATACAAAACGCAGGCATCGAAAACGACGGTGAAATGCCCCACGTCAGTACCCCAGCCCGTGCTGTTGATCGAGGGCCGACAGCTCCTCCAACGCCTTCAAACGGTTCTGGTCGATTGCCTGTTTGTAGTTCATCAAATCGCGGAACAGCACTCGACGGTGAGTACCGACCTTACGAAATGGAATCGTTCCCTTCTCCAATTGCTCGATCAAGAATGGCCGCGAGACATTGAGGATGTCGGCGGCTTGCTGCGTCGTCAGTTCGGCATGGATCGGCATCAGCGTGACCGCGTTTCCTTTGCCCATTTCGGTCAAGATGTCGGCCAGCAGCCGAAAGGCCG
This window harbors:
- a CDS encoding helix-turn-helix domain-containing protein, giving the protein MSATLSEFSETVTPTEADSRLAVESSRRLSQLLGRRRSSLKVRIEQDEEAIAIPMSAFRLLADILTEMGKGNAVTLMPIHAELTTQQAADILNVSRPFLIEQLEKGTIPFRKVGTHRRVLFRDLMNYKQAIDQNRLKALEELSALDQQHGLGY